The DNA window CCCCCGCGCGCGCCACGGCGAGGTCGGCCTCGAAGAGGCCTGGACGCTCGCGCGCCACGTCCGCGCCCTCCTCGACCCCGATCGCGAAGCGGGCGCCGACCCGCGCCCCATCCTGGCCATCGTCGACGTCAGCAGCCAGGCCTACGGCCGCCGAGAAGAGCTGCTCGGCATCCACCTCGCCTGCGCCGCCGCAGCCGATGCCTACGCCTCTGCGCGCCTCGCGGGCCACCCCGTCATCGCCCTCCTCGTCGGCAAGGCCATGTCCGGGGCCTTCCTCGCCCACGGCTACCAGGCCAACCGCATCCTCGCCCTCGACGCTCCTGGCGTCCTCGTCCACGCCATGGGTCCGGAAGCTGCTGCGCGCGTCACCCGACGGTCGGTCGACGACCTGCGCCGCCTCGCAGAAGACAACCTCCCCATGGCCTACGACATCCGGAGCTACGCCCGCCTCGGCTTCCTGCACGCCCTCCTCGACGGCATCGATGCCGACGCCCCCACGCCCGACGACCTCACCCGCGTGCGCCAGGCCCTCCTCGCCGCCATCGACGACGCCCGGCAGGCCCCCCGGGATCTCTCCAGCCGCCTCGCCAGCCCCGAGGCTGCACAAGCCCGCGCCGCCTCGCTGGAGGTCCGCCGCCGCCTCACCGAGCAGTGGCATGCCCGCTGACGCGCCTCCGCGCCCGCACGACCTTCTCCACCTCACCGATCCGAGCCACCTCGTCGCACTCGGCGACATCCCCACCTGGGTCTCTCCTGCGCTCACCCGGGCCCCCTGGGTCGTCGTCCGCCGCGCGCAGCCCCTCGACGGCCTCCTCGCCGTGGGCGTACGCGGCGCCACCCGCAGCGAGCGCTTCGCTGCCTTCATCGCCCCCGATCACATCGATCGCGTCGTCTCCCCCGAAGATCTCGCCCACGCTCACCGCGCCGACTCCCCCCACGGCTCCCGCGATCTCCCCGCCTTTCGCGCCCTCGCCTGTGTCGCCCTCCTGCTCGCGCCCACTGGCATTCCCTGGGGCCCTGCGGGCAGCGTCGGCTTCGAGCTGGCGAGCGGATGGCCAGCCGTCACGCCCGGCAGCGACCTCGACCTCCTCTTGCGCCCGACGTCCATCCTCTCCCGCCACGACGCCTCCGCCCTCCTCGCTCACCTCACCGCGCACCTCACCCACATCCCGCAGCTCCCCTGCATCCAGGCGCGCCACGCCGACGCTCCAGCGCGGCCTCCCTCGCCTCCTTTGCTGCACGCCCCCCGCGCAGACGTCCCCGTCCGCATCGACGTGCAGCTGGAGACACCTCGCGGAGCCATCGCCCTCGCCGAGTACGCTTCTGCCACCGCCGAGGTCCTCGCGCGCACCCCGCTCGGCCCGCAGCTCGTCACCGACCCCTGGGCCTCGCCGCCCCTTCCCTCCTTCGGGGCCTCCCTGGGGCTCAGCGAGCCCCGGTGAACGTCGCCTTCCTCTGCCCTGGCCAGGGCGTCCAGACACCCGACATGCTCGACCGGCTCCCCGACCACCCAGCCGTCGACGACACCCTCGATCAGGCCAGCGCTCTCCTCGGACAGGACGTCCGCGCTCTCCCGCGGATCGACGCCCTCCACGCCACCACCATCCAGCTCACCACCCTCATCGCCGGCGTCGCCGCCGCACGCGCCCTCGCCGCCGAAGAGACTCATCCCGACGCCGCGGCCGGCCTCTCCATCGGCGCCTTCACCGCCGCCGTCCTCTGCGGCGCCCTCGACTTCGCCCATGCCCTCGCCGCCGTGAAGTACCGGGCCGAGCGCATGCACGCCGCCTACCCCCAAGGCTACGGCCTCGCTTCCCTCCTCGGCCTCAACGAGCCTCAGGTCGCCGCGCTCGTGCAGACCGTCTCCACCCCCGAAGTTCCCGTCTACCTGGCCATCATCAACGCCCCTCGCCAGATCGTCCTCGCCGGCGCCGTGCAAGCGCTCGACCGCGCCATCGAGCACGCCCTCGCCGCGGGGGCTCACCGCGCCGTGCGCCTCGCCGTCCCCGTCCCCTCGCACTGCCCGCTCCTCGACGACGTCGCCACCGACCTCGCGCGCTTCCTGGAGCCCCTCCCCATCACCCGCCCTCGCATCCCTTACCTCACCAACCGAGGCGGACGCGCCACACGCGACCCCGCGCTCATCCGCCACGACCTCGCCACCAACCTCGCCTTTCCCGTGCGCTGGCACGACGCCACCACCGTCCTCACCGAGCTGGGCACACGCCTCTTCGTCGAGATGCCCCCGGGCCACGTCCTGACCGACCTCGCCGCGAACGCCTTCCCCGAAGCGCGCGCCGTCGCCCTTGCCGACACCCGCCTCGCCACGGTCGTCAGACTCATCCAGCAGCGACACGCCCCTCACTGACACACCCGACCGTTGCGGTGCCCGCACCCCCGTCCCCGAACGCTGACTCTTCGCGCTCCGCTCCCTCGAAAGCAGACCGCGCGCACCGCGCCGCCCTCTGGTCAGCGACCGTAGCAGTTGCTGGCTGCGTTCACCTCTGCTCGGCAGGCCTCCCCGCAGTTCAGCTCTTGCGCCGCGTTACACGTACACTGCGCAAGCTGTTCGCGACCGCAAGCGGCCATGGCGGCGAACTCGTCTCCACATCCAGGAGCACAGGCGCAGAAACCGTCGTAAGGGCACGAAGCTGCAGCGAAGAGCTCTTCGAGCTGCTTGCACGCCTCCTCGCACGACACTTCCCCGCTGCCTCCAGCGCCGGCGTCCCCCCCTGCACCACCACCTCCGGTGACAGCCCCACCGTGTCCCCCCGCTCCCGGCGACGGCTCATTCGATTCACCGCCACACGCGACAGCAGCGACCAGCAACCCACACGACAGCATCCCTGCAAGGCGCTCAACGCTCATACCGCGCCTGCTATCAGAGTTTCCCGTACCCCGCAAAACGCCTCGCCGCACATCACGACATCACGTCCAGCACGGCCTCAGTGCAT is part of the Chondromyces crocatus genome and encodes:
- the mdcE gene encoding biotin-independent malonate decarboxylase subunit gamma, which gives rise to MADAPSLRGRTWFDALTREGTPVSTGIASVLVADAPLGGATARVLSVVPDPQGRFPRARHGEVGLEEAWTLARHVRALLDPDREAGADPRPILAIVDVSSQAYGRREELLGIHLACAAAADAYASARLAGHPVIALLVGKAMSGAFLAHGYQANRILALDAPGVLVHAMGPEAAARVTRRSVDDLRRLAEDNLPMAYDIRSYARLGFLHALLDGIDADAPTPDDLTRVRQALLAAIDDARQAPRDLSSRLASPEAAQARAASLEVRRRLTEQWHAR
- a CDS encoding malonate decarboxylase holo-ACP synthase yields the protein MPADAPPRPHDLLHLTDPSHLVALGDIPTWVSPALTRAPWVVVRRAQPLDGLLAVGVRGATRSERFAAFIAPDHIDRVVSPEDLAHAHRADSPHGSRDLPAFRALACVALLLAPTGIPWGPAGSVGFELASGWPAVTPGSDLDLLLRPTSILSRHDASALLAHLTAHLTHIPQLPCIQARHADAPARPPSPPLLHAPRADVPVRIDVQLETPRGAIALAEYASATAEVLARTPLGPQLVTDPWASPPLPSFGASLGLSEPR
- the mdcH gene encoding malonate decarboxylase subunit epsilon, translating into MNVAFLCPGQGVQTPDMLDRLPDHPAVDDTLDQASALLGQDVRALPRIDALHATTIQLTTLIAGVAAARALAAEETHPDAAAGLSIGAFTAAVLCGALDFAHALAAVKYRAERMHAAYPQGYGLASLLGLNEPQVAALVQTVSTPEVPVYLAIINAPRQIVLAGAVQALDRAIEHALAAGAHRAVRLAVPVPSHCPLLDDVATDLARFLEPLPITRPRIPYLTNRGGRATRDPALIRHDLATNLAFPVRWHDATTVLTELGTRLFVEMPPGHVLTDLAANAFPEARAVALADTRLATVVRLIQQRHAPH